One genomic window of Macrobrachium rosenbergii isolate ZJJX-2024 chromosome 51, ASM4041242v1, whole genome shotgun sequence includes the following:
- the RpL32 gene encoding large ribosomal subunit protein eL32 isoform X2, with product MAIVPLKKPKILKKRVKKFKRHQSDRYVKIKPNWRKPKGIDNRVRRRFSGQNLMPSIGYGSDRRTKHMLPTGFKKVLVHNVRDLEVLMMQNRTFCAEVAHGVSSRKRKEIVERANQLSIRLTNGAARLRTEEST from the exons ATGGCTATTGTACCGCTAAAGAAGCCTAAGATTCTAAAGAAACGTGTGAAAAAGTTTAAGCGTCATCAAAGTGATCGCTATGTTAAGATAAAG CCTAACTGGAGAAAACCCAAGGGTATTGACAACAGGGTCAGAAGGCGTTTCTCTGGTCAGAATTTGATGCCCAGCATTGGTTATGGCTCAGACAGAAGAACCAAACACATGCTGCCCACTGGATTTAAAAAAGTCCTTGTCCACAATGTTCGA GATTTAGAAGTACTCATGATGCAGAACCGCACTTTCTGTGCTGAAGTTGCCCATGGTGTGTCATCTCGTAAACGGAAGGAGATTGTTGAAAGAGCCAACCAACTTTCAATTCGTCTGACCAACGGTGCTGCAAGATTGCGCACTGAGGAATCCACCTAG